The following coding sequences are from one Streptomyces venezuelae window:
- a CDS encoding cation-translocating P-type ATPase produces MTHIDAGAELDPVHPVPPPKGRATGLTSAEVAERVARGEVNDVPVRSSRSLGEIVRANVFTRFNAIIGVLWVIMLFVAPIQDSLFGFVIVANTGIGIIQEWRAKKTLDSLAVIGEAKPTVRRDGQAAEISASEIVLGDLVELGPGDKIPVDGETVEADSLEVDESLLTGEADPVIKKPGDKMMSGSFVVAGGGAFTATKVGREAYAAQLAEEASRFTLVHSELRTGISTILKYVTWLMVPTSIGLVISQLVVKDDNFKESIAYTVGGIVPMIPEGLVLLTSVAFAIGVIRLGRKQCLVQELPAIEGLARVDTVCLDKTGTLTEGGMDVTELRPLNGSDEAYVRKVLGALGESDPRPNASLQAIIDSYPDSEEWRCTESLPFSSARKYSGASFSEGDGTTSTWLLGAPDVLLPDGDASLAEIEDLNKQGLRVLLLARADKDLDAPDVASGTEATALVVLEQRLRPDAADTLRYFEEQDVSAKVISGDNAVSVSAVAGKLGLPGAENTVDARKLPTERDEMGQALDDNSVFGRVTPQQKRDMVGALQSRGHTVAMTGDGVNDVLALKDADIGVSMGSGSEATRAVAQIVLLNNSFATLPSVVAEGRRVIGNITRVATLFLVKTVYSVIIALLVVCSQVEYIFLPRHLTLLSTLTIGVPAFFLALAPNKERAKPHFVRRVMRYAIPGGVVAGVATFVTYLLARHHYDGAGAREAETSAATLALFLIAMWVLAIIARPYTWWRIGLIGAMGLGFLLVLTVPWLQDFFQLKLVGTTMPWAAVAIAAVASLVIEVVYRWVDRRFPA; encoded by the coding sequence ATGACGCATATCGACGCGGGCGCCGAGCTCGACCCGGTCCACCCGGTGCCGCCCCCCAAGGGGCGGGCCACCGGCCTGACCTCCGCGGAAGTGGCCGAGCGGGTCGCGCGCGGCGAGGTCAACGACGTACCGGTACGGAGCTCGCGCTCCCTGGGCGAGATCGTCCGGGCCAACGTCTTCACCCGCTTCAACGCGATCATCGGCGTGCTCTGGGTGATCATGCTGTTCGTCGCGCCGATCCAGGACAGCCTCTTCGGCTTCGTGATCGTCGCCAACACGGGCATCGGCATCATCCAGGAGTGGCGCGCCAAGAAGACGCTGGACAGCCTCGCCGTCATCGGGGAGGCCAAACCCACCGTGCGCCGCGACGGACAGGCCGCCGAGATCTCCGCCTCCGAGATCGTCCTCGGCGACCTCGTGGAGCTCGGCCCCGGCGACAAGATCCCCGTGGACGGCGAGACCGTCGAGGCCGACAGCCTCGAAGTCGACGAGTCGCTGCTCACCGGTGAGGCCGACCCCGTCATCAAGAAGCCCGGCGACAAAATGATGTCGGGCTCGTTCGTGGTCGCGGGCGGCGGCGCGTTCACCGCCACCAAGGTCGGCCGCGAGGCCTACGCGGCCCAGCTCGCCGAGGAGGCGAGCCGCTTCACCCTCGTCCACTCCGAGCTGCGCACCGGCATCTCCACGATCCTCAAGTACGTGACGTGGCTGATGGTGCCGACCTCCATCGGTCTGGTCATCTCCCAGCTCGTCGTCAAGGACGACAACTTCAAGGAGTCCATCGCCTACACGGTCGGCGGGATCGTCCCCATGATCCCGGAGGGCCTCGTCCTCCTGACCTCCGTGGCCTTCGCGATCGGCGTCATCCGGCTCGGCCGCAAACAGTGCCTGGTGCAGGAACTCCCCGCCATCGAGGGCCTCGCTCGCGTCGACACGGTCTGCCTCGACAAGACCGGCACCCTCACCGAGGGCGGCATGGACGTCACCGAGCTGCGCCCGCTGAACGGCTCCGACGAGGCGTACGTACGCAAGGTGCTCGGCGCCCTCGGCGAGTCCGACCCGCGCCCCAACGCGTCACTTCAGGCGATCATCGACTCCTACCCCGACAGCGAGGAGTGGCGCTGCACGGAGTCGCTGCCCTTTTCCTCCGCCCGCAAGTACAGCGGCGCCTCCTTCAGCGAGGGCGACGGCACCACGTCTACGTGGCTCCTCGGCGCCCCCGACGTACTCCTGCCCGACGGCGACGCCTCGCTCGCCGAGATCGAGGACCTCAACAAGCAGGGCCTGCGCGTCCTGCTCCTCGCCCGCGCGGACAAGGACCTGGACGCCCCCGACGTGGCGTCCGGCACGGAGGCGACGGCCCTGGTCGTCCTGGAACAGCGGCTGCGGCCCGACGCCGCCGACACCCTGCGCTACTTCGAGGAGCAGGACGTCTCCGCCAAGGTCATCTCCGGCGACAACGCCGTCTCGGTGAGCGCCGTCGCGGGCAAGCTCGGCCTGCCCGGCGCCGAGAACACCGTGGACGCGCGCAAACTGCCCACCGAGCGGGACGAGATGGGGCAGGCCCTCGACGACAACTCCGTCTTCGGCCGCGTCACCCCGCAGCAGAAGCGCGACATGGTCGGCGCCCTCCAGTCGCGCGGCCACACGGTCGCGATGACCGGCGACGGCGTGAACGACGTCCTGGCCCTCAAGGACGCCGACATCGGCGTCTCGATGGGCTCCGGCTCCGAGGCGACCCGCGCGGTCGCGCAGATCGTGCTCCTCAACAACAGCTTCGCGACGCTGCCGTCCGTCGTCGCCGAGGGCCGCCGCGTCATCGGCAACATCACGCGCGTCGCCACGCTGTTCCTGGTGAAGACCGTCTACTCGGTGATCATCGCGCTGCTCGTCGTCTGCTCGCAGGTCGAGTACATCTTCCTGCCCCGCCACCTGACGCTGCTGTCCACCCTCACGATCGGCGTCCCGGCCTTCTTCCTGGCCCTGGCCCCCAACAAGGAGCGCGCGAAACCGCACTTCGTCCGCAGGGTCATGCGGTACGCGATTCCGGGCGGCGTCGTCGCGGGTGTCGCCACATTCGTGACGTATCTGCTGGCCCGGCACCACTACGACGGGGCGGGCGCGCGAGAAGCCGAGACCAGCGCGGCCACACTGGCGCTGTTCCTGATCGCCATGTGGGTCCTCGCCATCATCGCCCGCCCCTACACGTGGTGGCGGATCGGCCTCATCGGCGCGATGGGTCTCGGCTTCCTGCTCGTGCTGACCGTGCCCTGGCTCCAGGACTTCTTCCAGCTGAAGCTGGTGGGCACGACGATGCCGTGGGCGGCGGTCGCGATCGCGGCGGTGGCCTCACTGGTCATCGAGGTCGTCTACCGCTGGGTGGACCGCCGCTTCCCGGCGTAG
- a CDS encoding DUF2530 domain-containing protein, which produces MAKWTPKHEAPEPLEGPVVSTITGGTILWFVLFLVQLPFYGWFDDRDATWWVWTCLAGAGLGLIGIWYVRKRDAAIKRSKVTQPQ; this is translated from the coding sequence ATGGCGAAGTGGACCCCCAAGCACGAGGCGCCGGAGCCCCTGGAGGGCCCCGTGGTCTCCACCATCACCGGTGGCACGATCCTCTGGTTCGTCCTCTTCCTCGTCCAGCTGCCGTTCTACGGCTGGTTCGACGACCGCGACGCGACGTGGTGGGTGTGGACCTGCCTGGCCGGCGCGGGCCTCGGCCTCATCGGCATCTGGTACGTACGCAAGCGCGACGCCGCGATCAAGAGGTCGAAGGTCACACAGCCGCAGTAG
- a CDS encoding calcium-binding protein, translating into MRIRATVAALSGTLALSALAFPAAHAADAPKVSEATTFAAKAPADAVEGDTKITKVTVNGGKDIVVGTSAAKTVKISVTATDPSGIEDAAAFLWHGTDFDAEDGIDGSMVPDVMEGDCKVVDATTSTCTTTVVADPNVNIYSNILAGKWKVWAIAQGKDGDHIQKDAFPAGVSVKRAAKLTTNASPEPVKKGKTLTVTGALTRANWDTAKYAGYTKQDVKLQYKKKGASSYTTLKTVKSDTKGNLKTTVKASADGYFRYVFAGTSTTPSVTSTADFVDVR; encoded by the coding sequence ATGCGCATCCGTGCCACCGTGGCCGCACTGTCCGGCACCCTGGCCCTTTCCGCACTCGCCTTTCCGGCCGCGCACGCGGCCGACGCCCCGAAGGTTTCGGAAGCCACCACCTTCGCGGCCAAGGCTCCGGCCGACGCCGTCGAGGGCGACACCAAGATCACGAAGGTCACCGTCAACGGTGGCAAGGACATCGTCGTCGGCACCTCCGCCGCGAAGACGGTCAAGATCTCCGTCACCGCGACGGACCCGTCCGGCATCGAGGACGCCGCCGCGTTCCTGTGGCACGGCACGGACTTCGACGCCGAGGACGGCATCGACGGTTCGATGGTCCCCGACGTGATGGAGGGCGACTGCAAGGTCGTCGACGCGACCACGTCCACCTGCACCACCACGGTCGTCGCCGACCCGAACGTGAACATCTACAGCAACATCCTCGCCGGCAAGTGGAAGGTCTGGGCGATCGCCCAGGGCAAGGACGGCGACCACATCCAGAAGGACGCCTTCCCGGCCGGCGTCTCGGTGAAGCGCGCCGCCAAGCTCACCACCAACGCCTCCCCCGAGCCCGTCAAGAAGGGCAAGACCCTCACGGTGACCGGCGCCCTCACCCGCGCCAACTGGGACACCGCCAAGTACGCCGGCTACACGAAGCAGGACGTCAAGCTCCAGTACAAGAAGAAGGGTGCCAGCAGCTACACCACCCTCAAGACCGTCAAGTCCGACACCAAGGGCAACCTGAAGACCACGGTGAAGGCGTCGGCCGACGGCTACTTCCGTTACGTCTTCGCCGGTACGTCCACGACCCCGTCGGTGACGTCGACCGCCGACTTCGTCGACGTGCGGTAG